The DNA sequence AGTGGCAGAAACCAAGGTTCGGAACTATTAAAATTAACACTGACGCGGCTTGGTGTAAAGATACAATGCGTATGGGGGTAGGTTGGCTGGGGCGGGACTTCGCTGGTTTGCTCCAAGCTGCTGGTGGGTCTGGATCCGGATTCTGTCACAGCGCAGCTGCTGCGGAAGCTTCAGCCATCAGGTATGCTTTATTATCATGTTTTGACCATGGGTTTGATGACATTATCATCGAATCTGATGCAAGTACGATTATTATGATGCTGAAGAAAGAAGTGTTGGTCGATTTTAGTATCGAATGCATTCTCAGCGACATTGAGGTTCTAGCGCAAAAGCTGAGGTCtgtctcttttgcttttgtgccTAGAAAGGGCAATCGTGCTGCTCACTCGGTGGCTAAGTATGCCTTTAAGGAAGGACGATCTTTCTCTTGGGATTGTATTGGCCCTGAATTCCTGTTTAATCTCCTTGCTAAGGATGTAAACCTATCTATTCGTCTTTAATATATCTCTatctttggaagaaaaaaaaagataagaaaaaaaaaaatattagcatgtcaaaattctcattttgtattttaaattttttatatttaaaaaaatacagttaagaagagtgtaaaatgagattttttaagTGCAAACAACAGTTTCCTCCCTGAAAAATAACGTTTGTTTTATCATTAGATTTGTTTTTTTGCAGAATCCAatcaagaaaattttaattcacCGTATTAGAGGATCTTCAACAATTTTGTTAAATATTTtctagtttaacatgtgaacaGTGTTGAAAACTACCTTAACTAGTCTTTATAATTTTGAatcttttattattaaaaaattattctatttaatattttttatcatGGAAAAAACTCAATCTACTAATTTTCTAGAACCATCTTCgcccttttcttttctccttgaCTCATCGGTTCACatatcaattttatattattaattttttaacatttagCATTGAACAACCACTTTATAAACTTACAAGGAATTGTTCACTTGCTACTAGTTGACGATTTTTTTCAGAAAACTACTCGGATGATCAGGGAGGGAGGTAGGTCGACGGCTGGCGGGGAGGTTGGACCGGAGAAGGCCCAGGGTCTCACGATtatgataaaataaaaggtaaaatgaatagtatcatgattgattttttagtgtaaaaatgtagttttttgttaaagtgaacagtactaggagtttttcgttaaagttcaaaaaaaaaaaaaaaattaacagtgaTAAATAAGGTGTGAACAGTACCACATTTGAGGATCGTAACGTGAGcaaaaatacacaaaaaaatATAGGGTTGCATTTGCCACGTCATCGTAATGTTCATTTTAACAGATTTGTCAACTAATGTATCACATTACAACCAAATTGTAAGTTTGTATATAACATTGCAATGCTTTGAGATAATATATGAGTTTGCAATTGAACTTAAACTTGACTGTGTAAAAGtaatttatcatttttcatAAAAAGTAACCAAACACCTTAAAAACCAGAAATTTTAATGTAGAATGTAATCAAAGAGCTTAAAATGTTataatgtttaatttttatgtaaacAGTTATGATTGTTTAAATAACCAAAGTGGGCATAAAGTTTATgtacttttcttcctttttcgtcattttcttccttttcttttctttgtccgTCTTCGTAAATAAATTGTGCACGTTATTTCCTCCTTATTTAAATAATCAAAGTGTGTTTATTTCATCCTTATTTATTTTATCGTCTTCGTAAATAAATTGTGCACGTTATTACGAGACTGCGTAGATTTTATCAGTGTGAAAACACTATTCCGAATAGATTTTCGATTTCCTTTCTGTAAAAAATCTAAAAGTTTATCCCTAGCCTTCTATTTAGGCTATCCCGTGCACTCCACCAATCCCATCCATTCCCTCATTTATGTCCACCAatcagaaaaagagaaaaatggactctctctcttccttctctttctctcccgtATACTCTTCCTCTATGCAAACCCTTTGAACGAACCCTAAACCTCACAGATCGAACCCAAAAACTACTCCATTGTACTCCTCTCATCTTCACAAACACAACCATGTTCTTGAAACccggaatggacgagttttcaATGTCGAACTCGTGAGGTCCGAACTCAGTGATATGAGTTCATCAGATTTCAGGGCGAGTTAAGGAGTTTTGAAGGTAGAGGAAGCTTTCCCACAACTCCTCAAGGCCTCTAGGATATTTTTGAAGTAGCTTGGACGTCGAAACAACCGAGTTTCGAGAAGTTCACTTTTGGCTGGAACTTTCGAGGCGTTTTTCGGCCACCTCCatccactttttggactccaaACAAAAACCAGGCAAAAAATCGAGTTGCAAACGGCAGCGACGACGAGGACAATCGAAGAAagtgacggaatattccgtcagagttgacggaatattcctgacgacgtcaattatttcacatataggggaaacgtatcccgaggacgttcgaggccaagctaggctcgggggctatGACCCAGCAACGTACTTGTGAGTTGGCAGTTTATTTTTATATCTATATGtatttatagtttccagaaTTGCATAAATACATCACTTTACGTTTATATTGCCAAATAATTGATAACTGCGatataattgtgataaatgctgctatatggttgagatattactatcatggcattcatacatatttgtacatgctcatcttgatgcaccggtgttagtactaGCCCCAGGGCCAGGGTCAGTccttcatgtgtatgttcacatcgcaccgtttgctcgtcttggatccaagttaggtgccaatCCTATCgagtagattgcattaggcaatccgacATGTATGTGACCATGCTTCTGCACCAGCCTACACGTGATCGTATTACTatagcatattgattacacccagtcctattcgtgtcagaaattatctgttcgaactcgtgtgtcagcctAGATGGATTAGCacttagctatacttgattatcacatgactatattattgtggcatttgatacaccatgacttggcatatttaTGGTTATATTATTATGACAATGTTGTTGATTTATTGTTTACATATTTACCTaatatgttttaaggaaactatacttgttttacggcgatgagttagtatattcgaaaataaaggatttcgtataagcattgttttgctgacccactcaactttgtttttcgcccctccaggacctagataactgtactctttgtggcactcgaggaatctCGACAGTTCTGACATTTCCTTCTGTTTAGACGTATGAACTTATCACtgttatgtaataagtgtactttagttactttgactactcctctgtagtctcactgtctattacgctctgaataattgtagtgggttccTCCCACGATTGCGCACTATTTCACtgtttaactaattaattctaattagttttaaatttattcatttcTTACAttacttacccttatggttacgcCACCTCacggtgacggccagcatgcttcAAACTTTCcaagtcggggtgtgtcatttaatGTGTTTGCTATTTTTAaaatacttgatatttttatttttaaagtgttttat is a window from the Malus domestica chromosome 16, GDT2T_hap1 genome containing:
- the LOC139192778 gene encoding uncharacterized protein produces the protein MINADDICQDFAFGLWRLWKNRNDVVFKGIHRQPLDILEAWRKSTSEYKDSLARNADDFSQRLPKTSKATALNCTKWQKPRFGTIKINTDAAWCKDTMRMGVGWLGRDFAGLLQAAGGSGSGFCHSAAAAEASAIRYALLSCFDHGFDDIIIESDASTIIMMLKKEVLVDFSIECILSDIEVLAQKLRSVSFAFVPRKGNRAAHSVAKYAFKEGRSFSWDCIGPEFLFNLLAKDVNLSIRL